In Halovivax gelatinilyticus, the following are encoded in one genomic region:
- the alaS gene encoding alanine--tRNA ligase has protein sequence MSDLEQEYRLEYFDEEGFERVECVSCGAHFWTRDPERETCGEPPCTTYDFIDDPGFDETYTLAEMREAFLSFFEDHDHERIDPYPVAANRWRDDVLLTQASIYDFQPLVTSGQTPPPANPLTISQPCIRMQDIDNVGKTGRHTMAFEMMAHHAFNVREDVDDPDQYAFEGEVYWKDRTVELCDEFLDSIGADITEVTYIEDPWVGGGNAGPAIEVIYKGLELATLVFMCMEADPDGEYELKDGNTYSYMDTYVVDTGYGLERWTWMSQGTPTIYEAIYPEMIDFLRENANLTYTDEEESLVADAARLSGNLDIDDVDDVEAARAEIAAELDVDADELRELVEPLETIYAIADHSRTLAYMLGDGIVPSNVATGYLARMVLRRTKRLCDTVGVDAPLDELVDMQADRLGYGNRDTVRDIVRTEVEKYRETLERGGRRVEDLASEYADRDEPIPTEELIELYDSHGIQPDMVAEIANDHGATVDVPDDFYGMVASRHDEDVAGDEGVGEAEARFGDLPETEKRYYDDQDRTQFEAVVLDVFERDDGYDVVLDGTLFYPEGGGQPADHGNLSSDETTVEVTDVQEEAGVVLHRVDGELSKGAFVTGRIDADRRRRLMRHHTATHVVGHAAREVLGEHIRQAGAQKGTDDARLDVRHYERIGREQVEAIERVANDLVMANVPVTQEWPHRNEAEAEHGFDLYQGGIPPGTNIRLIHVGADVQACAGTHVSRTGDIGAIKIRQTERVQDGVERLVFAAGEAAIEATQATENALYEAADVLDVDPPDVPETAERFFEAWKDRGKRIDELESQLAEARAAGADDAETVEVGETTAVVQRIDADVDELRATASAFAEEEKIAVLGSGLDSAQFIVAVPDGAGVNAGEVVGELAGMVGGGGGGPPDFAQGGGPDVDALDDALEAAPEVLRQVQNA, from the coding sequence ATGAGCGACCTCGAGCAGGAGTACCGTCTCGAGTACTTCGACGAGGAGGGATTCGAGCGGGTGGAGTGTGTCTCGTGTGGCGCGCACTTCTGGACGCGCGATCCGGAGCGAGAGACCTGCGGCGAACCGCCGTGTACGACATACGACTTCATCGACGATCCCGGCTTCGACGAGACGTACACGTTAGCGGAGATGCGAGAGGCGTTTCTCTCGTTCTTCGAAGACCACGACCACGAACGAATCGATCCCTACCCCGTCGCGGCGAACCGCTGGCGCGACGACGTCCTGCTGACCCAGGCGTCGATCTACGACTTTCAGCCCCTCGTTACGTCGGGCCAGACGCCGCCGCCGGCGAACCCCCTGACGATCAGCCAGCCGTGTATCCGAATGCAAGACATCGATAACGTGGGCAAAACGGGCCGACACACGATGGCCTTCGAGATGATGGCCCACCACGCGTTCAACGTCCGCGAGGACGTCGACGACCCCGACCAGTACGCCTTCGAAGGCGAGGTCTACTGGAAGGACCGCACGGTCGAACTCTGCGATGAATTTCTGGACTCGATCGGCGCCGACATCACCGAGGTCACCTACATCGAGGACCCGTGGGTCGGCGGCGGGAACGCCGGCCCCGCGATCGAGGTCATCTACAAGGGCCTCGAACTCGCGACGCTCGTCTTCATGTGCATGGAGGCAGACCCCGACGGCGAGTACGAACTCAAAGACGGCAACACCTACTCGTACATGGACACCTACGTCGTCGACACCGGCTACGGCCTCGAACGGTGGACCTGGATGAGCCAGGGAACGCCGACGATCTACGAGGCGATCTACCCCGAGATGATCGACTTCCTCAGGGAGAACGCGAATCTCACCTACACCGACGAGGAGGAGTCGCTCGTCGCCGACGCCGCCCGCCTCTCCGGAAACCTGGACATCGACGACGTCGACGACGTGGAGGCCGCGCGCGCAGAGATCGCCGCGGAACTCGACGTCGACGCGGACGAACTGCGCGAGCTGGTCGAGCCGCTGGAGACGATCTACGCGATCGCCGATCACTCCCGGACGCTCGCCTACATGCTCGGCGACGGTATCGTCCCCTCGAACGTCGCGACCGGCTACCTCGCCCGGATGGTCCTCCGGCGAACCAAGCGCCTCTGTGACACCGTCGGCGTCGACGCGCCGCTCGACGAACTCGTCGACATGCAGGCCGACCGACTCGGGTACGGAAACCGCGACACCGTTCGAGATATCGTCCGAACCGAGGTCGAAAAGTACCGGGAGACGCTCGAACGGGGCGGCCGACGCGTCGAGGATCTCGCGAGCGAGTACGCAGACCGCGACGAACCGATCCCGACCGAGGAGCTGATCGAACTCTACGACTCACACGGCATCCAGCCCGACATGGTCGCAGAGATCGCGAACGACCACGGGGCGACCGTCGACGTTCCCGACGACTTCTACGGGATGGTCGCCTCGCGACACGACGAGGACGTCGCCGGCGACGAGGGCGTCGGCGAGGCCGAAGCGCGCTTTGGCGACCTCCCGGAGACGGAAAAGCGCTACTACGACGACCAGGACCGAACGCAGTTCGAGGCGGTCGTCCTCGACGTCTTCGAGCGCGACGACGGCTACGACGTCGTCCTCGACGGGACGCTCTTTTACCCCGAAGGGGGCGGTCAGCCCGCCGATCACGGAAACCTCTCGTCCGACGAAACCACCGTCGAGGTGACCGACGTGCAGGAAGAAGCCGGCGTCGTCTTACACCGCGTCGACGGCGAACTCAGCAAGGGGGCGTTCGTCACCGGCAGAATCGACGCCGACCGCCGGCGCCGGCTCATGCGCCACCACACGGCGACCCACGTCGTCGGCCACGCCGCTCGCGAGGTGCTCGGCGAGCACATCCGCCAGGCCGGCGCCCAGAAGGGAACCGACGACGCTCGACTCGACGTTCGCCATTACGAACGCATCGGCCGCGAGCAGGTAGAAGCGATCGAACGCGTCGCGAACGACCTCGTGATGGCGAACGTGCCGGTCACCCAGGAGTGGCCCCACCGCAACGAGGCGGAAGCCGAACACGGGTTCGACCTCTACCAGGGCGGCATTCCGCCGGGGACGAACATCCGGCTGATCCACGTGGGCGCGGACGTTCAGGCCTGCGCCGGCACCCACGTCTCGCGAACCGGCGACATCGGCGCGATCAAGATCCGCCAGACCGAGCGCGTCCAGGACGGGGTCGAGCGACTCGTCTTCGCCGCCGGCGAGGCGGCGATCGAGGCCACACAGGCGACCGAAAACGCCCTCTACGAGGCGGCCGACGTGCTCGACGTCGATCCGCCGGACGTACCCGAGACGGCCGAGCGATTCTTCGAGGCCTGGAAGGATCGCGGCAAGCGCATCGACGAACTCGAATCGCAGCTCGCCGAGGCTCGCGCCGCCGGCGCCGACGACGCCGAGACGGTCGAAGTCGGCGAGACGACGGCCGTCGTCCAGCGCATCGACGCCGACGTCGACGAACTCAGAGCGACCGCGAGCGCGTTCGCCGAGGAAGAGAAGATCGCCGTCCTCGGCAGCGGGCTCGACAGCGCCCAGTTCATCGTCGCCGTCCCCGACGGCGCGGGCGTCAACGCGGGTGAAGTCGTCGGCGAACTCGCCGGGATGGTCGGCGGCGGCGGTGGCGGCCCGCCGGACTTCGCCCAGGGCGGCGGCCCGGACGTGGATGCACTCGACGACGCGCTCGAGGCGGCGCCCGAGGTACTGCGCCAGGTGCAGAACGCGTAA
- a CDS encoding S1C family serine protease yields MHDSDRSRRAFLAAAGGGLLATVAGCAEPGSQPRAGRGNSTLPSAIDYDERADGTVYTEIYESVIDSVTMVTVGGIEDPVTGIEGEGQGSAFVLDDYLITNEHVVWDGETVELQYTNGDWTRAEVVGTDVYSDLAVLDVAHRPEVAESLSLSDVLPTVGQEVLAIGNPFGLEGSMSRGIVSGVNRSLPGPANYDLPNVVQTDAGVNPGNSGGPLVDMDGEIVGIINAGIAEGVGFAISAALASRVIPSLIEVGEYEHSRIGIGLREVGPAVATANDLDEATGIIVVDVDDETDAANVLQGSPDEVIEDGQPIPVGGDVIVGLEGEPIADQHALSRVLALQTSPGDVVEFEIIRDGERRTVEVELGARPTDPPRGY; encoded by the coding sequence ATGCACGATTCGGATCGCTCGCGACGCGCCTTTCTCGCCGCGGCCGGCGGCGGCCTGCTGGCGACCGTCGCGGGCTGTGCGGAACCCGGCTCGCAGCCCCGAGCCGGCCGGGGTAATTCGACGCTTCCGAGCGCGATCGACTACGACGAGCGCGCCGACGGAACGGTCTACACCGAGATCTACGAGTCGGTCATCGACTCGGTGACGATGGTCACCGTCGGCGGGATCGAGGATCCCGTGACCGGCATCGAAGGCGAGGGTCAGGGGTCCGCGTTCGTCCTCGACGACTACCTGATCACCAACGAACACGTCGTCTGGGACGGCGAGACGGTCGAACTCCAGTACACCAACGGCGACTGGACGCGCGCCGAGGTCGTCGGCACCGACGTCTACAGCGACCTGGCCGTCCTCGACGTTGCACACCGACCGGAGGTGGCCGAGTCGCTGTCGCTCTCCGACGTTCTCCCCACCGTCGGCCAGGAGGTGCTTGCGATCGGCAACCCGTTCGGCCTCGAGGGGTCGATGTCTCGGGGGATCGTCAGCGGGGTCAACCGCTCGCTGCCCGGGCCGGCGAACTACGACCTCCCGAACGTCGTCCAGACGGACGCGGGCGTCAACCCCGGAAACAGCGGCGGCCCGCTCGTCGACATGGACGGTGAGATCGTCGGCATCATCAACGCCGGCATCGCTGAGGGCGTCGGCTTCGCTATCTCCGCCGCGCTCGCGAGTCGCGTCATCCCGTCGCTGATCGAAGTCGGCGAGTACGAGCACTCGCGCATCGGCATCGGCCTCCGCGAAGTCGGCCCCGCGGTCGCGACGGCGAACGATCTCGACGAGGCGACCGGCATCATCGTCGTCGATGTCGACGACGAGACCGACGCGGCGAACGTCCTGCAAGGCAGCCCCGACGAGGTGATCGAGGACGGCCAGCCGATCCCCGTCGGCGGGGACGTCATCGTGGGTCTCGAGGGCGAACCGATCGCCGATCAGCACGCGCTCTCTCGCGTGCTCGCGTTGCAGACCAGCCCCGGCGACGTCGTCGAGTTCGAGATCATCCGCGACGGCGAGCGCCGGACCGTCGAGGTCGAACTCGGCGCACGACCGACCGACCCACCGCGGGGATACTGA
- a CDS encoding GAF domain-containing protein produces MTDEHSNRDVDSPVERATHKTGAGGSNATARSDASGADQASSEPICVDSGEAIDRDDASKIAKLHEMATQIVACRDETRLYDLAVQTAEGVLEFDTSAIIRYEDRDDGEWLVQKAVSSTQPVDYATEFPPDEGVAGETFQTGESYRVDDAHRDSVAEPARENFRSAISVPIGDLGVFQAISTERAAFDQRDVELAEILASHIEATLRRIRVEERLRDRRRTVTRLHEGTAALTGAASEDDLFERTVEAAEGILEMDVCYLGIVEDGQFVPKGRSSWPIRDDLQALPLDYGIMGDTYETGDSFLVTDAAADERTHDEVGTFSSCISVPIGEFGVVQAVAEGAGVYDGTDLELLELLASHVEETLTRLRAERERLSERDRLRALFENVPDPAVRYEFVGGDPIVRAVNGAFCDVFGYDADEILGENVDEYIIPPGHGDEGRELNEALMAGETVQHVTQRRTNDDVRDFKINVVPLELGERGVEGFSIYTDITDQKRRERELRDQNERLDRFASVVSHDLRNPLSVASAYLEQARETGDYSLLEEVERGHERTFAIIEDVLTIAREGGDVTDPTVLDLASVATDAWANVDTNGATLDVAETRTLEADRSRLRQLLENLFRNCFEHGRPADGDVTVTVRGTTGGFVVADDGVGFSEVADLDRLFEFGYSTTTDGTGLGLSIVAEIADGHGWSVTAANGDDGGARFVFDVEADDAD; encoded by the coding sequence ATGACCGACGAGCACTCGAACCGCGACGTGGACTCACCGGTCGAGCGAGCGACGCACAAAACGGGTGCGGGTGGATCGAACGCGACAGCGCGATCCGACGCGTCAGGGGCCGATCAGGCATCGTCCGAGCCAATCTGCGTCGACTCTGGTGAGGCGATCGACCGCGACGACGCCTCGAAGATCGCCAAACTCCACGAGATGGCCACGCAGATCGTCGCCTGTCGCGACGAGACGCGGCTGTACGATCTCGCCGTCCAAACCGCGGAGGGCGTCCTCGAGTTCGACACGTCGGCCATCATCCGCTACGAGGACCGCGACGACGGCGAGTGGCTCGTCCAGAAAGCGGTGTCGTCCACGCAGCCGGTCGACTACGCGACGGAATTTCCGCCGGACGAGGGCGTCGCCGGTGAGACCTTCCAGACCGGCGAGTCCTACCGCGTCGACGACGCCCATCGCGATTCGGTCGCCGAACCGGCTCGCGAGAACTTTCGATCCGCCATCAGCGTCCCGATCGGCGATCTCGGCGTCTTCCAGGCCATCTCGACCGAGCGCGCGGCGTTCGACCAGCGCGACGTCGAACTCGCGGAGATCCTCGCCTCGCACATCGAAGCGACGCTCCGACGCATTCGCGTCGAAGAGCGCTTGCGCGATCGGCGACGGACCGTCACCCGTCTCCACGAAGGGACGGCCGCGCTAACCGGCGCAGCGTCCGAGGACGACCTGTTCGAGCGAACGGTCGAGGCCGCGGAGGGGATCCTGGAGATGGACGTCTGCTACCTCGGCATCGTCGAGGACGGACAGTTCGTCCCGAAAGGTCGCTCCTCGTGGCCGATCAGAGACGACCTCCAGGCGCTCCCGCTCGATTACGGCATTATGGGTGACACGTACGAGACGGGAGATTCGTTCCTCGTAACCGACGCGGCTGCCGACGAACGAACCCACGACGAGGTCGGCACGTTCAGTTCGTGCATCAGCGTCCCGATCGGCGAGTTCGGCGTCGTCCAGGCGGTCGCTGAGGGGGCCGGAGTGTACGACGGCACGGACCTCGAACTGCTAGAACTGCTCGCGAGCCACGTGGAGGAGACGCTAACCCGGTTACGGGCCGAACGCGAACGGCTCTCTGAACGAGATCGACTCCGAGCGCTCTTCGAGAACGTCCCGGACCCGGCCGTCCGCTACGAGTTTGTCGGAGGCGACCCCATCGTCCGAGCCGTAAACGGCGCGTTTTGCGACGTGTTCGGCTACGATGCCGACGAGATTCTCGGCGAGAACGTCGACGAGTACATTATTCCTCCCGGCCACGGCGACGAAGGGCGGGAACTCAACGAGGCGCTCATGGCCGGCGAGACGGTCCAGCACGTCACGCAACGCCGGACCAACGACGACGTCAGAGACTTCAAGATCAACGTCGTTCCTCTCGAACTCGGCGAACGAGGTGTCGAGGGGTTTTCGATCTACACCGACATTACCGACCAGAAGCGTCGCGAACGCGAACTACGGGACCAGAACGAGCGACTCGACCGCTTCGCGAGCGTCGTCAGCCACGACCTGCGCAATCCGCTCTCGGTGGCGTCGGCCTACCTCGAGCAGGCCAGGGAGACGGGCGACTATTCTCTACTCGAGGAGGTCGAACGCGGCCACGAGCGCACGTTCGCCATCATCGAAGACGTCCTGACGATCGCCCGCGAGGGCGGCGATGTCACCGACCCCACGGTGCTCGACCTGGCGTCGGTCGCGACCGATGCCTGGGCGAACGTCGACACCAACGGGGCGACGCTCGACGTCGCAGAGACGCGGACTCTCGAAGCCGACCGGAGCCGGCTACGGCAGTTGCTCGAGAACCTCTTTCGAAACTGTTTCGAACACGGTCGACCCGCAGACGGCGACGTCACCGTGACCGTCCGCGGGACGACCGGTGGATTCGTCGTGGCGGACGACGGCGTCGGATTCTCCGAGGTTGCCGATCTCGACCGCCTCTTCGAGTTCGGCTACTCCACGACGACCGACGGCACCGGGCTCGGCCTCTCGATCGTCGCCGAGATCGCCGACGGTCACGGCTGGTCGGTGACTGCGGCAAACGGCGACGATGGCGGCGCGCGATTCGTCTTCGATGTCGAGGCCGACGACGCGGACTGA
- a CDS encoding replication factor C small subunit, with amino-acid sequence MSEADAETESTPGPTGIWIEKYRPDSLDEVKGHENIVPRLKKYVETDDLPHLMFAGPAGVGKTASAGAIARELYGEDWREHFLELNASDQRGIDVVRDRIKNFARSSFGGVEYRIIFLDEADALTSDAQSALRRTMEQFSHNTRFILSCNYSSQIIDPIQSRCAVFRFTQLDDAAVEAQVREIADTEGIELTDDGVDALVYAAAGDMRKAINGLQAAAVMGDVVDEEAVFAITATARPEEVERMVEQAIDGDFTAARATLDDLLTDRGLAGGDVIDQLHRSAWEFDLGEHETVRLLERLGEVDYRITEGANERLQLEAMLASLALEE; translated from the coding sequence ATGAGCGAGGCCGACGCCGAAACCGAGTCGACGCCGGGGCCGACCGGGATCTGGATCGAAAAGTACCGCCCGGACTCTCTGGACGAGGTCAAAGGCCACGAGAACATCGTCCCGCGACTGAAGAAGTACGTCGAGACCGACGACTTGCCACACCTGATGTTCGCCGGGCCGGCCGGCGTGGGCAAGACGGCCTCGGCCGGGGCCATCGCCCGCGAACTCTACGGCGAGGACTGGCGCGAGCACTTTCTCGAACTCAACGCCTCCGACCAGCGCGGCATCGACGTCGTCCGCGACCGGATCAAGAACTTCGCCCGGTCGAGTTTCGGCGGCGTCGAGTACCGGATCATCTTCTTGGACGAAGCCGACGCGTTGACCTCCGACGCCCAGTCGGCGCTGCGCCGGACGATGGAGCAGTTCTCGCACAACACCCGCTTCATCCTCTCGTGTAACTACTCCAGTCAGATCATCGACCCCATCCAGTCGCGCTGTGCCGTCTTCCGGTTCACCCAGCTCGACGACGCGGCCGTCGAGGCCCAGGTTCGCGAAATTGCCGACACCGAGGGGATCGAACTCACCGACGACGGCGTCGACGCGCTCGTCTACGCCGCCGCGGGCGACATGCGAAAGGCGATCAACGGCCTCCAGGCGGCGGCCGTCATGGGCGACGTCGTCGACGAGGAGGCCGTCTTCGCGATCACCGCCACCGCCCGCCCCGAGGAGGTCGAACGGATGGTCGAGCAGGCGATCGACGGCGACTTCACGGCCGCCCGCGCCACGCTCGACGACCTGCTCACCGACCGGGGACTCGCCGGCGGGGACGTCATCGACCAACTACACCGCTCGGCCTGGGAGTTCGATCTCGGCGAACACGAAACCGTCCGCCTGCTGGAGCGACTCGGCGAGGTAGACTACCGGATCACCGAAGGAGCCAACGAGCGCCTGCAGTTAGAGGCGATGCTGGCGAGTCTCGCGCTCGAGGAGTGA
- a CDS encoding phytochrome sensor protein: MTRAHTVVYVAATDDAAAAGAEALRAAAPLDVGFATPDSVIEHVDTADCIVFAETPTTAEGAAVLDVIEVADDTPVVLFTDSSFASSTARATDGVDGYARRDTPEAVSHLADEVMWVCERTVSDATRERAELAERADRAAAHLASEYGRAARAAAHLAEAYDRSTETISRLEAENRALEAERDRIAARFERQSDPVMAYAIEDGRPICTAVTDGFVSTFGTDEARVRGEPVVDVFSILDAGTDGIGQTLREKLTDETGDRSPIDWRCETTDGTREVEVTITTAADPASGTAGLIRMRDVTDLRRIERELAALEARLESVGELVETDARPSLNVARGYLELASETGDPDDFAEIDAAHETMSESFDHLARVVGRDADIIDVEVVSLFDLARQSWVAADTGDARLDLDRNARFEADRTRLRTVFEHLFSVATAPSGDPADGEFSPAGPTVVSVGAADDGFYVAGTVAGSADDPLAGTTAAGDGTGIRLGLVERVAEAHGWHVGVAENEEGTAFAFRGVDVEPAE; encoded by the coding sequence ATGACGCGAGCACACACCGTCGTCTACGTCGCGGCGACCGACGACGCCGCGGCCGCCGGTGCCGAGGCGCTGAGAGCGGCCGCGCCGCTCGACGTCGGGTTCGCGACGCCCGATTCCGTGATCGAACACGTCGATACGGCCGACTGCATCGTCTTCGCCGAGACGCCGACGACCGCTGAGGGGGCGGCCGTTCTCGACGTCATCGAGGTCGCCGACGACACGCCGGTCGTCCTCTTTACCGACTCGTCGTTCGCGTCGTCGACGGCCCGCGCGACCGACGGCGTCGACGGCTACGCCCGTCGGGACACGCCTGAGGCAGTCTCGCACCTGGCCGACGAAGTGATGTGGGTCTGTGAACGGACGGTATCGGACGCGACCCGCGAGCGCGCCGAACTCGCCGAGCGAGCTGACCGGGCGGCCGCTCACCTCGCTTCGGAGTACGGGCGAGCCGCTCGAGCGGCCGCTCACCTCGCCGAAGCCTACGATCGATCGACCGAGACGATCTCGCGTCTGGAAGCCGAGAACCGGGCCCTCGAAGCCGAGCGAGATCGAATCGCCGCGCGGTTCGAACGCCAGTCCGATCCGGTTATGGCGTACGCGATCGAAGACGGTCGACCGATCTGTACGGCCGTCACCGACGGATTCGTCTCGACGTTCGGGACGGACGAAGCTCGCGTCCGCGGCGAACCGGTCGTGGACGTCTTCTCGATTCTCGACGCTGGAACGGACGGAATCGGACAGACGCTTCGTGAGAAACTCACGGACGAGACGGGCGACCGCTCGCCGATCGACTGGCGCTGTGAGACGACGGACGGCACCCGGGAGGTCGAGGTCACGATCACGACCGCCGCCGACCCGGCGAGCGGGACGGCCGGGCTGATCCGGATGCGCGACGTCACCGATCTGCGCAGGATCGAACGGGAATTGGCCGCGCTCGAAGCGCGCCTCGAGTCGGTCGGCGAACTCGTCGAAACGGACGCTCGTCCGTCGCTCAACGTCGCCCGTGGCTACCTGGAACTCGCCTCGGAGACCGGCGACCCGGACGACTTCGCCGAGATCGACGCGGCGCACGAAACGATGAGCGAGTCGTTCGACCACCTCGCACGCGTCGTCGGTCGCGACGCCGATATCATAGACGTCGAGGTGGTTTCACTCTTCGACCTCGCCAGACAGTCCTGGGTCGCCGCTGACACCGGCGACGCCCGCCTCGACCTCGACCGAAATGCCCGATTCGAAGCGGATCGAACGCGGCTACGGACCGTCTTCGAACACCTCTTCAGTGTGGCGACGGCCCCCTCCGGCGATCCGGCCGACGGTGAATTTTCACCCGCGGGACCGACCGTCGTCTCCGTCGGCGCGGCCGACGACGGCTTTTACGTCGCCGGAACCGTCGCCGGCTCGGCGGACGATCCGCTCGCCGGCACGACGGCCGCCGGAGACGGGACCGGCATCCGACTGGGTCTCGTCGAACGGGTCGCCGAGGCCCACGGCTGGCACGTCGGCGTCGCAGAAAACGAGGAGGGGACGGCGTTCGCCTTCCGCGGCGTCGACGTCGAACCGGCCGAGTGA
- a CDS encoding threonine synthase — protein MTDTEPTAPDEVSLATGLRSLGDPSIEYPLEPPLTRGCPETSDDEVQYPLEVTYNLDDVDPTLFDRGGSIEGGDPLSVGLDRWAPLLPPLAVPSMGEGETPSFQLERVADEISLESDLYLKDESQNPTWSQKDRLARCAVSAAVRSGSRGVVASSTGNHGAAVAAYAARAGLEAVVVTAPETPAAVQRFIDAYGGTLLAIDDEAASGSEPPRNGERGAERPASGVTRLDVVDRLAERGYHPVSSRTAVHTGHPWGPEGYKTIAYELYRDLGRIPGTVAVPTCYAELLYGVWKGFRDLERLGVVDETPRMLACEPAARGPLREALAADDPVATVEANPTEAYSIATTTSSVRGRRAVEESDGEAIGFTEDELASAESILSRQGSWQESAGAGSIAGLLRAIDAGLEVEGPVVAIGTSSGLKNGESRAAPLVDSDWEAIEDALRAAGHLDSEDRQRLDGDDRQLFDDGRRSSTRTADGDGAHE, from the coding sequence ATGACCGACACCGAACCGACGGCTCCCGACGAGGTCTCGCTGGCGACGGGGCTTCGGTCGCTCGGCGATCCGTCGATCGAGTACCCGCTCGAGCCGCCGCTGACGCGTGGCTGTCCGGAGACGAGCGACGACGAGGTGCAGTACCCGCTCGAAGTGACGTACAATCTGGACGACGTTGACCCGACGCTGTTCGACCGCGGTGGGTCGATCGAAGGCGGCGATCCCCTGTCCGTCGGTCTCGATCGCTGGGCGCCGCTGCTGCCGCCGCTCGCCGTCCCCAGCATGGGCGAAGGCGAAACCCCATCGTTTCAACTGGAACGAGTCGCCGACGAGATCAGTCTAGAATCTGACCTCTACCTCAAAGACGAGAGTCAGAACCCGACGTGGAGCCAGAAGGACCGCCTGGCGCGCTGTGCCGTGAGCGCGGCGGTCCGCTCGGGTTCCCGAGGGGTCGTCGCCTCCTCCACCGGAAATCACGGGGCCGCCGTCGCCGCATACGCCGCCCGGGCGGGACTGGAGGCGGTCGTCGTCACGGCGCCCGAGACGCCCGCGGCGGTTCAGCGGTTCATCGACGCCTACGGCGGGACGCTTCTCGCGATCGACGACGAGGCGGCAAGCGGAAGCGAGCCGCCTCGGAACGGCGAGCGGGGAGCAGAGCGACCCGCGAGCGGCGTGACTCGCCTGGACGTCGTCGATCGATTGGCCGAGCGCGGCTACCACCCGGTCAGCTCCCGCACGGCGGTGCACACCGGTCATCCGTGGGGGCCGGAGGGCTACAAAACGATCGCGTACGAACTGTACCGAGACCTGGGTCGGATTCCGGGGACGGTCGCCGTCCCGACCTGTTACGCCGAACTCCTCTACGGCGTCTGGAAGGGGTTTCGCGACTTAGAACGGCTGGGCGTCGTCGACGAGACGCCACGAATGCTCGCCTGCGAGCCGGCCGCCCGCGGGCCGCTTCGCGAGGCGCTCGCGGCCGACGATCCCGTCGCGACCGTCGAGGCGAACCCCACCGAGGCCTACTCCATCGCGACGACGACCAGCAGCGTCCGCGGCCGGCGGGCCGTCGAGGAGTCCGACGGCGAGGCGATCGGTTTCACCGAGGACGAGCTGGCGAGCGCCGAATCGATCCTCTCCCGGCAGGGCTCCTGGCAGGAGTCGGCCGGAGCCGGCTCGATTGCCGGACTGCTCCGGGCGATCGATGCGGGTCTCGAGGTCGAGGGGCCGGTCGTCGCCATCGGCACCTCCAGCGGGCTCAAAAACGGCGAGTCGAGAGCGGCGCCGCTGGTCGACTCCGACTGGGAGGCGATCGAAGACGCGCTTCGTGCGGCCGGCCACCTCGACAGCGAGGACCGACAGCGCCTCGACGGCGACGACCGACAACTCTTCGACGACGGCAGACGCTCCTCGACGAGGACGGCTGACGGAGACGGCGCTCACGAGTGA